The Papaver somniferum cultivar HN1 chromosome 3, ASM357369v1, whole genome shotgun sequence genome includes a region encoding these proteins:
- the LOC113362225 gene encoding protein SULFUR DEFICIENCY-INDUCED 2-like encodes MAQRKGIGENKQKEEFHVIHKVPTGDSPYVRAKHVQLVEKDPEAAIVLFWKAINAGDRVDSALKDMAVVMKQQDRTEEAIEAIKSFRDRCSKQAQESLDNLLIDLYKKCGMVDEQIQLLKQKLRMIYQGEAFNGKPTKTARSHGKKFQVSIKQETSRILGNLGWAYMQQHNYIAAEVVYKKAQMIDPDGNKACNLSLCLIKLGRFDEARSILQDVVLVEGRGIINATPSSLSSSLSEESTKAKNRAEEMLHQLDQLDQYYKSEQQLSSFSSTVSPSSVPTTSFEETVVEMLDKLNNEWVPSFRSSRRLPIFEEISQLQNQLACN; translated from the exons ATGGCCCAGAGAAAAGGAATCGGGGAGAACAAACAGAAAGAAGAGTTCCATGTAATTCATAAAGTTCCCACTGGTGATAGTCCTTATGTTAGAGCTAAACATGTTCAg TTAGTAGAAAAGGATCCAGAAGCAGCCATAGTGTTGTTTTGGAAGGCGATAAATGCGGGTGATAGAGTTGACAGTGCACTAAAGGACATGGCTGTGGTGATGAAGCAACAAGATAGAACTGAGGAAGCCATTGAAGCGATCAAGTCCTTTAGAGACCGGTGCTCTAAACAAGCCCAAGAATCCCTAGACAACCTTCTCATTGACTTATACAAG AAATGCGGGATGGTAGATGAGCAAATACAATTGTTGAAGCAGAAGCTAAGGATGATATACCAAGGGGAGGCTTTCAATGGGAAGCCGACAAAGACAGCCCGTTCCCATGGGAAGAaatttcaagtatcaatcaagcaGGAGACTTCCAGGATATTG GGGAATCTAGGATGGGCATATATGCAACAACATAACTATATAGCTGCCGAGGTGGTATATAAGAAGGCACAGATGATAGATCCAGATGGGAACAAGGCATGCAACTTGAGCCTTTGCCTGATAAAGCTAGGTCGGTTTGATGAGGCCCGGTCCATTCTCCAAGATGTAGTGTTAGTTGAAGGGAGGGGGATCATAAACGCAACACCATCCTCCTTATCATCATCATTGTCGGAAGAAAGTACCAAGGCTAAAAACCGAGCGGAAGAAATGCTTCACCAACTTGATCAACTCGATCAATATTATAAATCAGAGCAGCAATTATCTTCATTTTCCTCTACCGTATCACCATCGTCGGTGCCAACAACGTCGTTTGAAGAAACGGTGGTGGAAATGTTGGACAAACTTAATAATGAGTGGGTCCCATCTTTTAGATCATCTAGAAGATTACCCATCTTTGAAGAGATATCTCAGCTGCAAAATCAGTTGGCTTGTAATTAG